The genomic region GGCATACTGCGGAGGTAGGCGTCTTTCGAGGCGAAGAAGCCAAGGTAGGGGCCGCCGAAGTTCAGGTGGTTTCCGAACGCCTGGCCCTCTCCCGCGACAATGTCCGCCCCGCATTCGCCGGGAGATCGGACGATGCCAAACGACACCGGCTCGGCCACAGCTACGATCAGGAGGGCCCCGACGCGGTGAGCGGTCTCTGCGAGCTCATCTAGCGACTCCAGGACGCCGAAGAAGTTCGGGCTCTGGACCACAACGGCGCAGGTGCGGTCTGAAAGCGCCGCCTTCACTTTTTTCAGGTCGGTCGTGCCCTGGTCCGTATAGGGAACCTCGTGCAGGTGGAGGCCAAGCTTGCTCACGTAGGTGTGGGATACCGTCCGGTACTCCGGGTGTATGGCCATGGGCAGCACCACCTCCCGACGCCCATTGATCCTGTGAGCCATCAAGACCGCCTCGGCCAGGGCGCTGGAACCGTCATACATCGACGCGTTTGCCACCTCCATGCCGGTAAGCTGGCAGATCAACGTCTGGTACTCGTAGATCGCCTGAAGTGTCCCTTGCGATAGCTCCGGCTGGTACGGCGTATAGGCGGTGTAGAACTCCGACCTGAACACCAGGTGGGAGACGGCGGCAGGGATGAAGTGATTGTAGGCGCCTGCCCCCAGGAAGGAGGAGTATTGATCCACGTCTGCGTTCTTGCCGGCCAACTCCTTCATGTGCTTCCGCAATCCGGTCTCGGAAAGCGGCGGCGCCAGATTTAGCCCCCGCTTGAGCTTGAGCTTGGAGGGGATATCGGAAAACAGCTCGTCGCTCGACCGGACGCCGATGGCATCCAGCATCGCGCGGCAGTCGGCCTCCGTGTTCGGGATGTACTCCATCAGTGCTCCTCCGCCGCCAGATAGGCTTTGTACTCCTCAGCGGTCATCAGATTCCCCAGCTCGTCAGGATCAGCGATTCTGGCCACGATCATCCATCCCCGTCCGTAGGGGTCGACGTTGATCTGCTCCGGATTCGATTCGAGCGAGGAGTTGACCTCGAGCACCTCACCGGTCAGTGGACAGTACAGGTCGGAGACGGCCTTCACCGACTCCACGACGCCGAACGCCTCCATCTGACGCAGTACCCTCCCGACCTGTGGCATTTCAGCGAACACGATGTCGCCGAGTTGGCTCTGGGCAAAGTGGGTGATCCCGATACGTCCACGATCCCCCTCAACCTTGACCCATTCATGCGCTTTCGTATAGTGCAGCCCCTCAGGAACCATACTCACCTCCATAGCCTTCAACGTGCTCGCTTATAGAAAGGAGTTCGAACGACCCTCGCGGCAATGGGACTATCCCGAATCACAATGTCAAACTCGGTTCCGACAGCCGCGTACTGTACCGTCACATATCCCAGTCCGATGTTCTTCCCGAGCGAGGGCGCGGGTCCGCCGCTAGTGACCTCGCCGATCGGCTGACTGCCCTTGACCAAAGGATAGTGGGAGCGGGCGATCCCCCGACCAAGCATCTCGAACCCCACCAGCTTCCGGCTGATCCCAACCGCCTTCTGCCGCGTAAGCGCCTCGCGGCCAATGAACTCTCCCTTTTCCAGCTTCACAATCCAGCCGAGGTCCGCCTCCAGGACGGTGTGGCGATCGTCGATGTCCTGACCGTACAGGGCCATCTTGGCTTCGAGGCGCAAGGTGTCACGGGCGCCAAGGCCGCAGGGTTGTAAGCCAACCGGCGCCCCTGCCTCGAGGAGGGCATTCCAGAGGGTAGTCACATGCTGCGGTGGGATATAGATCTCGAAGCCGT from Candidatus Methylomirabilota bacterium harbors:
- the gcvPA gene encoding aminomethyl-transferring glycine dehydrogenase subunit GcvPA, coding for MEYIPNTEADCRAMLDAIGVRSSDELFSDIPSKLKLKRGLNLAPPLSETGLRKHMKELAGKNADVDQYSSFLGAGAYNHFIPAAVSHLVFRSEFYTAYTPYQPELSQGTLQAIYEYQTLICQLTGMEVANASMYDGSSALAEAVLMAHRINGRREVVLPMAIHPEYRTVSHTYVSKLGLHLHEVPYTDQGTTDLKKVKAALSDRTCAVVVQSPNFFGVLESLDELAETAHRVGALLIVAVAEPVSFGIVRSPGECGADIVAGEGQAFGNHLNFGGPYLGFFASKDAYLRSMPGRLVGQTEDKVGRVGYVLTLCTREQHIRREKATSNICTNEGLCALAATVHLSLLGRAGLRELALLNLRKTAYAKEAISKLRGYELPFAGPTFNEFVVRVKRRTPSQVNRTLLAKGIIGGVELGRFYPELSDCLLLCVTEQNSREEIDALCKAMGGGR
- the gcvH gene encoding glycine cleavage system protein GcvH translates to MVPEGLHYTKAHEWVKVEGDRGRIGITHFAQSQLGDIVFAEMPQVGRVLRQMEAFGVVESVKAVSDLYCPLTGEVLEVNSSLESNPEQINVDPYGRGWMIVARIADPDELGNLMTAEEYKAYLAAEEH